Proteins co-encoded in one Spirosoma endbachense genomic window:
- a CDS encoding cation:proton antiporter produces MDSSILIIVLSLSVLISYAFDLFSSRFRTPSVLLLLLLGGITRQATNYFGVQVPFVNTILPTLGTLGLILIVLENGLDLELHREKLSVIRRTLVASVLSVAGITLLLASVLYLLLNDSFYHCLIAALPFSIISSAVVIPSISNISYGQGEFVVYESAFAGIIGVLVFNFLLLSRDSIWGAVWFFARDMLIMALLSLGCCFLLLYLIGRINHRIKFLPIISVLFLVYAIAEINHLSSLLLILIFGLFLNNTELFIRGQLSQILKNDLFEKELDQLKNLTAEGAFVVRTFFFLILGYAAVPGELLDRDALIVSAIFVAVIIGWRWITLRLTYQGPMKPLLWIAPRGLITILLYLNIPQDMRVIGFRDGIPILVIVLSLIVMVVGGLGQKPVLPNE; encoded by the coding sequence TTATTATTAGGTGGAATAACCCGACAGGCGACTAATTACTTTGGGGTTCAGGTTCCGTTTGTCAATACAATCCTGCCGACGCTCGGCACATTGGGTTTGATTCTGATTGTACTTGAAAATGGCCTTGATCTGGAATTGCATCGGGAAAAACTGAGTGTTATTCGTCGTACGCTGGTTGCATCCGTATTATCGGTAGCGGGTATTACCCTCCTGTTGGCCAGTGTTTTATACCTATTGCTGAACGATTCCTTTTATCATTGTTTAATTGCCGCCCTGCCGTTCTCAATCATCAGCAGCGCGGTTGTTATTCCAAGCATATCGAATATATCGTATGGGCAGGGCGAGTTTGTCGTTTATGAATCCGCTTTTGCGGGAATAATTGGGGTCTTAGTATTTAATTTTTTGTTGCTCAGCCGGGATTCGATATGGGGTGCCGTCTGGTTTTTTGCCCGCGATATGCTCATTATGGCGTTGCTATCGTTAGGGTGCTGCTTTCTGTTGCTGTATCTGATTGGACGGATCAACCATCGGATCAAATTCCTGCCGATCATATCGGTACTCTTTCTGGTTTATGCCATTGCCGAAATCAACCATTTGTCGTCCTTGTTATTGATCCTGATTTTCGGCCTGTTTTTGAATAATACCGAATTGTTTATTCGCGGCCAGTTAAGCCAGATTCTAAAAAATGACCTGTTCGAGAAGGAACTGGATCAGCTCAAAAATCTTACGGCTGAAGGTGCATTTGTTGTCCGCACGTTCTTCTTTTTGATTCTGGGCTATGCCGCCGTACCCGGTGAATTACTGGATAGGGATGCACTGATCGTGAGTGCCATATTTGTTGCAGTCATTATTGGCTGGCGGTGGATCACGCTCCGCCTGACTTATCAGGGGCCGATGAAGCCACTTCTCTGGATTGCTCCGCGTGGTTTGATCACCATTCTACTTTACCTCAACATTCCCCAGGATATGCGGGTAATTGGTTTCCGGGATGGAATTCCAATACTTGTCATCGTGCTTTCACTGATCGTTATGGTAGTGGGTGGACTCGGTCAAAAACCTGTACTTCCTAATGAATGA
- the nhaD gene encoding sodium:proton antiporter NhaD yields MTLTLILLFVVGYVLITLEHPVKINKTATALITGVVCWAVYALMAPNAEVVVHHLSEHLASVAEILFFLLGAMTVVELIDAHDGFTLITDRIASRNTRVLFWIISLLTFFLSALLDNLTSAIVMVSVSRKLIRNVGQRQIMAGMIIVAANAGGAWSPIGDVTTTMLWIGGQITTTRIISSLLLPSLVSLLVPLGILTFRYKPEEQATVSTAAKGISRPYVTTAARRDRRIMLSVGLGGMLYVPIFKTITHLPPYMGMMLVLGVIWVVSEVLHSDKDEAERQKFTPAYALSRIDTPSILFFLGILLAVGSLETTGILRNLAESLNQSIGNLDVIVLLIGLASAVVDNVPIVAAAMGMYDMQTYPTDNKLWEFLAYCAGTGGSILVIGSAAGVAVMGLERLEFGWYLRKISWLALIGYIAGALVYLAEFMVMR; encoded by the coding sequence ATGACGTTAACACTTATCCTTCTTTTTGTTGTCGGTTATGTGCTGATCACACTTGAACATCCGGTTAAAATTAATAAAACAGCCACAGCATTGATTACTGGAGTTGTTTGCTGGGCTGTTTATGCCTTGATGGCTCCGAATGCCGAAGTCGTTGTTCACCACCTGAGTGAGCATCTGGCCAGCGTCGCCGAAATATTATTTTTCCTGCTCGGCGCCATGACTGTTGTCGAGTTGATCGATGCGCACGACGGCTTTACGCTCATCACCGACCGTATTGCCAGCCGTAATACCCGCGTTCTTTTCTGGATTATCAGCCTGTTGACCTTTTTCCTGTCTGCCCTGTTAGATAATCTTACATCCGCCATCGTGATGGTATCCGTGTCGCGTAAATTGATCCGCAACGTTGGGCAACGGCAAATTATGGCAGGTATGATTATCGTTGCGGCCAATGCGGGCGGAGCCTGGTCTCCCATTGGTGATGTGACAACAACAATGCTCTGGATTGGTGGGCAAATAACCACTACCCGAATAATTAGTTCGTTGCTGTTGCCCAGTTTAGTCTCGCTGCTTGTTCCACTGGGGATTTTAACATTTCGGTATAAACCCGAAGAACAGGCTACCGTATCGACAGCCGCGAAGGGGATCAGCCGCCCCTACGTGACGACAGCGGCCCGCCGAGATCGCCGGATCATGCTGTCTGTTGGCCTGGGTGGAATGCTTTATGTTCCTATTTTTAAGACCATTACCCACTTACCTCCTTATATGGGCATGATGCTTGTATTGGGCGTGATCTGGGTGGTTTCTGAAGTGCTGCATAGTGATAAGGATGAGGCCGAACGCCAGAAGTTTACCCCGGCCTATGCGCTGAGCCGTATCGATACGCCAAGTATTCTGTTTTTTCTGGGGATTCTTCTGGCCGTTGGCTCACTTGAAACAACCGGCATTTTACGCAATCTGGCCGAATCATTGAATCAGTCGATTGGTAACCTTGATGTAATTGTTCTACTAATTGGTCTGGCTTCCGCCGTAGTCGACAATGTGCCGATTGTTGCCGCAGCAATGGGTATGTATGATATGCAGACCTATCCGACAGATAACAAACTGTGGGAATTTCTGGCGTATTGTGCCGGAACGGGAGGTAGCATTCTGGTGATTGGCTCGGCAGCCGGGGTCGCCGTTATGGGGCTGGAACGACTGGAGTTTGGCTGGTATTTACGTAAAATCAGCTGGCTTGCCCTGATCGGCTATATAGCTGGAGCGCTGGTTTATCTGGCTGAGTTTATGGTGATGCGCTAA